The following DNA comes from Meleagris gallopavo isolate NT-WF06-2002-E0010 breed Aviagen turkey brand Nicholas breeding stock unplaced genomic scaffold, Turkey_5.1 ChrUn_random_7180001899018, whole genome shotgun sequence.
CAAGGTGACCCTGAGACCCCAACGCCACCTCCACATCCCCACGTGCCCACAGTGTCCCCAAGGTCCCCCCACCCGCGGAGACCCTCAGCACAGTGTCCCCAAGGTCCCCGTGttgtccccacgtcccctcaTTGTCACCTCGGTGCCCCATCGGTCCCTCCATGGCAGCCAGCGGTTCCGGTCGCGGCTGTAACGGAGGCGGTAGGTTTGGGCAAACTCCTTGCCGTGGCCACCGGCGTGTCGTCCCTGTGTCCCCACCAATGTCACCAAGTGCAGGTGACCCAGGTCCACCTGCAGGAATTCCTCTTCATCCGGGAACACCGGGCCGGCGGGACACCAAGCGCCGTCCCCGTCATTGCGACCTAACCTGGGGGACAGATTGGGGACATcttggggacgtggggacacgtgggggaTGTGAAACCTGCAGGGACGTcttggggacgtggggacattTGGGGGAGAAGTGAATCCTGGGGGGACATGGGGCCACCTTGGGGACATCTTTGCGGATGTGAATCCTGGGGGGACATCTTGGGGACAGAGGACAtcttggggacatggggacacttGGGGAATGTGAATCCTGAGGGGACAtcttggggacatggggacacttGGGGTCATCACTGGGGGCATGGGGATATcttggggacattgtggggacatggggactgAGAACATCTTGGGGACAtcttggggacatggggaccaTTTGGGGGACATGAATCCTatggggacaccttggggacatggggacacttGGAGATGTGACTCCTGTGGGGACATCTTGGTGTCATCACTGGGGGCATGGGGACATCTTGGGGACATCGTGGGCCATACCGGGCCGAACTGGTTTGTATTGCTCTGTATTGGTCtatactggtttatactggtctatactggttTATAGTGGTCCTACCGGCCGTGCTGAGCAGCGGTGGAGTCGGACCAGGAGCTGGAGGCTGAGAGGTGGCTGTCAGGGATGGAACCGTCCTGCATGCCCAGGGCAAAGCGACAGcgggctggggacagcaggggacATCAGGGGGCAGCAGGGGGCAGCAGGG
Coding sequences within:
- the LOC104916435 gene encoding epithelial discoidin domain-containing receptor 1-like, with the translated sequence MQDGSIPDSHLSASSSWSDSTAAQHGRLGRNDGDGAWCPAGPVFPDEEEFLQVDLGHLHLVTLVGTQGRHAGGHGKEFAQTYRLRYSRDRNRWLPWRDRWGTEVTMRGRGDNTGTLGTLC